In Rhinatrema bivittatum chromosome 1, aRhiBiv1.1, whole genome shotgun sequence, a single genomic region encodes these proteins:
- the CFAP97 gene encoding cilia- and flagella-associated protein 97 isoform X2, which produces MDRYEDLSDCEVDDHSFFDSDFGEQSKPTDYTPAISKQTEEPEGDRSLHVHNSDLTVGKSAEEYQSLQEESDKEEQIRKHYMDDQTDKMTNSSATSVTLRQEYIGKDEVPAQSIKINTVIPTGIPKIRREHEDKYETDVEDSSDDGGKKRLRPKSAKQSNSLKKSIGKKYSHFSASSSSSDADCLDTESESYVLEPSNSSLSRKSSRSIKSLEENSKLRDYAEESEDTVTDVTPLSTPDISPIQSFDLAATSEMLKKNKIKRQENVSQEIYDPNFDEKYNEKALHDAMDLNQLLKAFMRLDKKEQRSLVTETPTTKIKKNYSFTKEEVRQIDRENQRLLKELSRQNSMTRSSSTSIKPKKLSCPPIRLYHSAVNRQREQQRIEKDNLALLKSKHTLHLMLSQIQLSG; this is translated from the exons ATGGACCGTTATGAAGATTTGTCAGACTGTGAAGTTGATGACCACTCTTTCTTTGATAGTGATTTTGGTGAACAATCAAAACCAACTGATTATACTCCAGCAATCAGCAAGCAAACAGAAGAACCTGAAGGAGACAGAAGTCTACATGTTCACAACAGTGACTTGACAGTAGGAAAAAGTGCTGAGGAATATCAGTCTCTTCAGGAGGAAAGTGACAAAGAGGAACAAATTAGGAAGCATTACATGGATGATCAAACAGATAAAATGACAAACTCTTCAGCAACCTCGGTCACACTCAGGCAAGAGTATATAGGTAAAGATGAAGTACCTGcacaaagtataaaaataaacacagtCATTCCTACTGGAATCCCTAAAATAAGACGAGAACACGAGGATAAGTACGAGACAGATGTAGAAGACAGCAGCGATGATGGAGGGAAAAAAAGGCTGAGGCCAAAATCAGCCAAACAGTCTAACAGTTTGAAGAAAAGTATTGGCAAAAAGTACTCTCATTTCAGCGCATCATCTTCCAGTTCAGATGCTGACTGTTTGGACACAGAGTCAGAAAGCTACGTGTTAGAGCCTTCTAATTCTTCCTTAAGTAGAAAGTCCTCCAGGTCTATCAAGTCACTGGAAGAAAATTCAAAGCTTAGAGACTATGCAGAGGAGTCTGAAGACACAGTGACTGATGTAACTCCATTGTCAACACCAGATATAAGCCCTATCCAATCTTTTGACCTTGCAGCAACAAGTGAAATgctcaagaaaaacaaaataaaaagacaggaaaatgTGAGCCAGGAGATTtatg ATCCTAATTTTGAtgaaaaatataatgaaaaggcCTTACATGATGCGATGGACCTGAATCAGCTTTTGAAAG CTTTTATGCGCTTGGATAAGAAAGAACAGCGAAGCCTCGTCACTGAGACTCCAACTACCAAAATAAAGAAGAATTATTCTTTTACAAAGGAGGAGGTACGACAAATTGATCGGGAAAACCAAAGGCTGTTAAAAGAGCTGTCAAGACAGAATTCCatgacaaggagcagcagcaccagcatcaAGCCTAAGAAACTTTCTTGTCCACCTATTAGGTTATATCACAGTGCTGTCAACAGACAAAGAGAACAACAAAGGATTGAAAAAGATAATTTG gctttactgaaatccaagcacaCATTACATTTAATGCTTTCCcagatccaactctctggttaa